DNA from Rhizobacter sp. J219:
GGGGCACAGGCCGCGTGCCTACAATCGCCCGATCGTACTGGACAGCTTCGCCCACAAGCCCTTCCTCGTGTCCTCTGCCACCCCTCTTTCTGCCCACTTCGATGCCGATCGTGCGCTGGACCTCGCACGCAAGACCATCGACATCGAGGCCGCGGCACTGATCGGACTCAAGACCCGCCTGGGCGATGACTTCGGGCGGGCGATGTCGGCCATCCTGCGTTGCACCGGCCGCGTGGTGGTGATGGGCATGGGCAAGAGCGGCCATGTGGGCCGCAAGATCGCTGCCACGCTCGCCTCCACCGGCACGCCGGCGTTCTTCGTGCACCCCGCCGAGGCCAGCCATGGCGACCTCGGCATGGTGGCGCCGGGCGATGTGGTGCTGGCGATCTCCAACTCCGGTGAGGCGAACGAACTGACGGCCATCCTGCCGGCCATCCGCCGTATCGGCGTGACGCTGGTCGCGATGACCGGCCGGCGTGATTCCACCCTGGCCCAGCATGCCGACATCGTGCTCGACAGCGCAGTCGACGCCGAGGCCTGCCCGCTCAACCTCGCGCCCACCGCCAGCACCACCGCGCAGATGGCGCTCGGCGATGCGCTGGCCGTGGCGCTGCTTGACGCCCGCGGCTTCCGCGAAGAAGACTTCGCGCGTTCGCACCCCGGCGGCAGCTTGGGCCGCAAGCTGCTGACCCACGTGCGCGACGTGATGCGCAGCGGTGACGACGTGCCGCGTGTCGCGCCCGGCACCCCCTTCGTCGACATGATGCGCGAGATGACGCAGAAGGGCCTCGGCGCCACCGCCATCACCGACCCGCAAGGCAAGGTGCTAGGCATCTTCACCGACGGCGACTTGCGGCGCGGCATTGAAAGCGGCCGCGACCTCCGGGCGCTGTCTGCGGCCGAGGTGATGCACACGCAGCCGCGCACCATCCGCCCCGATGTGCTCGCAGTGGAGGCGGCCGACCTGATGGAGGCGCACCGCATCACCAGTGTTCTGGTCGTTGACCACCAGGGGGTGCTGGTGGGCGCGCTCAACTTCAACGACCTGATGCGCGCCAAGGTCATCTGATGCGTGAGCTGACGCCAGTGCTGCGCTTCGCACCCGAGCTTCTGTTGAAGGCCCAGCCCGTGCGTGCCGCGATCTTCGACGTCGACGGCGTGCTCACCGACGGGCGCATCTACATCAGCGAGCACGGCGAAGAGTTCAAGGCCTTCAGCACGCTTGACGGCCATGGCTTGAAGCTGCTGGCGCAGGGCGGCATCACCCCCATCGTCATCACCGGCCGCGATTCACCGGCAGTGCGCCGGCGGGTGGCCGACCTCGGCATCACCCACGCCGTCTACGGTGCCCACGACAAGCTGGCGGCAGCGCAGGGGTTGCTGCAACAGCTGTCGCTCGACTGGCCGGCGCTGGCCGCGATGGGCGACGACTGGCCCGACCTGCCGCTGATGACGCGCGCCGGCTTCGCCTGCGCCCCCGCCAACGGCCACGCCGAAGTGCGTGCGATCGCGCACCACGTCACCAGCACCCCGGGCGGGCACGGCGCGGCGCGTGAGTTCTGCGACCTGCTGCTGATGGCCGCCAACCGCTACGCGGCCCTGCTGCACGGCCACCTTGTCACGCTCGATGCGGCGGGATGAGCCCATGGCCGCACCCCTGGCCGGTGTGACCGCTGCGGCTGACCGCCCGTCGGCCGGCACCGAACAGCCCTGGCGCTGGCGCGTGCTCGAGTTCTTTTCGGCTTACCTGCCCCTCCTGATGATGGCGCTGCTGGCGCTCGGCACCTGGTGGCTGGTGAAGAACACGCCGGTGATCGAACGCGACCGCGCTGCCGCGCCGCTGCGCCACGAGCCCGACTACGAGATGCGCAATTTCTCGGTGCAGCGCTTCGGCGCGCAGGGGCCGCTCAAGGCACAGATCGACGGCGACGCCCTGCGCCACTACCCCGACACCGACACCGTCGAGATCGACAACGTGCGCGTGCGCGCGATCGGTGCCGATGGCCGCATCACCTACGCGAGTGCGCGCCGCGGCATCGCCAACGGCGCCGGCACCGAGGTGCAGCTGCTCGGGGGCGCGCAGGTGGTCAGCGAAGCCACCCCCACCGCCCCGGCGCTCGACTTTCGCGGCGAGTTCCTGCACGCGTTCCTCGACACCGAGCGGGTGAAGTCGCACCTGCCGGTCACGGTCACCCGTGGCGACACGCAGGTGTTTGCCGAGGGCATGGAGTACAGCCACCTCGACCGATTGATCCAGTTCAGCGGGCGCATGCGCGCGAGCTTCCAGCCCCGATCGCCCAAGGACCCCGCACGATGAGCACTGCCCCGCTGGTCTACATCACCGGAGCGTCGAGCGGCATCGGCCAGGCGCTCGCGCTGCGCTACTACCGCGCCGGCTATCGGCTCGCGCTGGTGGCCCGGCGCGAGGGCGAGCTGCGCCAATGGGCCGAGCGCGAAGGCCTCGAGGCTTCGCGGGTGGCCGTCTATGGCGCCGACGTGCGCGACATCGCGAGCATCACCGGCGCCGGCCGCGCCTGCATCGAGGCCCAAGGCCTGCCCGACGTGGTGATCGCCAACGCCGGCATCAGCATCGGCATCGACACCGCCATCTACGACGACCTCGAGATGATGCGCACCGTCTACGAGACCAACAACATCGGCATGGCGGCAACCTTCCAGCCCTTCGTCACGCCGATGCGCGCTCGCCGTTCGGGCACGCTGGTGGGCATCGCCAGCGTGGCCGGCATCCGCGGCCTGCCCGGCCATGCCGCGTACTGCTCCAGCAAGGCGGCGACCATCAGCTACTGCGAGAGCCTGCGTGGCGAGCTGCGCGATGTGGGTGTGAAGGTCGTCACCATCGCGCCGGGCTATGTGGAGACCCCGCTCACGCGCCGCAACCGCTACCCGATGCCGTTTCTGATGAAGGCCGATGCCTTCGCAGAGCGTGCCTTCCGCACCATCTCCGCGGGCCACAGCTACCGCGTGATTCCTTGGCAGATGGCGCTCGTGGCCAAGCTGCTGCGCGCGTTGCCCAACGCCGTCTTCGACCTGGCGCTCGCCGGGCGGCCGCGCAAACAACGCCAGGGCGAATAGAGAACGCCGAGAGCAAACGAAAAAGCGGTGGATGCTTTCGCATCCACCGCCTTGCGTTTGAATCGGCTTGTCAGCCGGTGGCGATCAGTAGCCGCCGCGGCCACCGCCGCCGCCACCGTAGCCGCCACCACCGCCGCCGTAGCCACCGCCACCACCGGAGCGGCCACCGCCGCCACCGTAGCCGCCGCGGCCACCACCACCGCCACCGCCGTAGCCGCCACCACCACCACCGCCGTAGCCGCCGCCACCGCCGGAGCGGCCACCGCCACCACCGCCGA
Protein-coding regions in this window:
- a CDS encoding SIS domain-containing protein, whose translation is MSSATPLSAHFDADRALDLARKTIDIEAAALIGLKTRLGDDFGRAMSAILRCTGRVVVMGMGKSGHVGRKIAATLASTGTPAFFVHPAEASHGDLGMVAPGDVVLAISNSGEANELTAILPAIRRIGVTLVAMTGRRDSTLAQHADIVLDSAVDAEACPLNLAPTASTTAQMALGDALAVALLDARGFREEDFARSHPGGSLGRKLLTHVRDVMRSGDDVPRVAPGTPFVDMMREMTQKGLGATAITDPQGKVLGIFTDGDLRRGIESGRDLRALSAAEVMHTQPRTIRPDVLAVEAADLMEAHRITSVLVVDHQGVLVGALNFNDLMRAKVI
- the lptC gene encoding LPS export ABC transporter periplasmic protein LptC, encoding MAAPLAGVTAAADRPSAGTEQPWRWRVLEFFSAYLPLLMMALLALGTWWLVKNTPVIERDRAAAPLRHEPDYEMRNFSVQRFGAQGPLKAQIDGDALRHYPDTDTVEIDNVRVRAIGADGRITYASARRGIANGAGTEVQLLGGAQVVSEATPTAPALDFRGEFLHAFLDTERVKSHLPVTVTRGDTQVFAEGMEYSHLDRLIQFSGRMRASFQPRSPKDPAR
- a CDS encoding SDR family oxidoreductase, whose translation is MSTAPLVYITGASSGIGQALALRYYRAGYRLALVARREGELRQWAEREGLEASRVAVYGADVRDIASITGAGRACIEAQGLPDVVIANAGISIGIDTAIYDDLEMMRTVYETNNIGMAATFQPFVTPMRARRSGTLVGIASVAGIRGLPGHAAYCSSKAATISYCESLRGELRDVGVKVVTIAPGYVETPLTRRNRYPMPFLMKADAFAERAFRTISAGHSYRVIPWQMALVAKLLRALPNAVFDLALAGRPRKQRQGE
- a CDS encoding HAD family hydrolase, whose product is MRELTPVLRFAPELLLKAQPVRAAIFDVDGVLTDGRIYISEHGEEFKAFSTLDGHGLKLLAQGGITPIVITGRDSPAVRRRVADLGITHAVYGAHDKLAAAQGLLQQLSLDWPALAAMGDDWPDLPLMTRAGFACAPANGHAEVRAIAHHVTSTPGGHGAAREFCDLLLMAANRYAALLHGHLVTLDAAG